From the genome of Candidatus Zixiibacteriota bacterium:
TCGACAACTTCACGCTTGGCACCCCGGTTCCGCGCGAGGTGTTCAAGACCTGGGTGGATAATGCCGCGTAGAAAACACTACCTCCCGGCCTTCACCGCCTGCACCCCCTGCTTCTGCCAGGCGACCCAGACCGGCTTAAAGAACTCCATAAACCGGCGAGCCACTTCCTGATTCCCCTTCAGATTCGGATGTGAATCTTTTGGATTCTCCCGGCGGTATTCGTCCCTGAGCACGTTGTTGCTGTCGGCCAGAATGTCGAACAGGTCGAATATGACAAAGTTGTCAAGGCCGGTTTCCTTCTTGTACGACGGCAGATACTCGCCCATCAACCACTGATTGAACGCGCGGCCACGCTTGGCTGCCTCAGGATTTGTCTCCGGCGCCGCCATCGGTGGATAGGTCATATAAACAAACAGCTTGTCCGGATATTTCTGCATCTCTTTGCTGATCGAAGCAAACGCCGCCTTATAATTCTCAGTCGTCCGTTTCTTGTCGGTCGGATTCCCCGCGCCACTCCCCTCGGACTCGACATAGCTGTTCGGATAACAGGATTTGAACATCACGATGTCGTTCGTCTTGCCGTCAGTGTAATACAGATTCGGGTGCGCCTTGAACATGAAAATGCGCTGCATATCGGCAGTAAACTTCGTCGTCCAGTCGCACATATCCGTATTCTGACCCACCTCATCGCCGTAGGTGGCCCCTTTCACCGCTACCCCCAGTTGCGCCAGACTGTCCCTCAGCCCACCATCGTACAAGAATCCTTTACCGACTGAATGGTGCAGGTATACCATTCGGGTCGGCATGTTCAGCTCGGTGATATCTGTCAGATAATTTATGACCTTCGATGCATCCCTGACCTGGCTCTGCAGGTAATTCACCGAGCGTCTCATGGTCAGCCATTGGTAGGCGAAAAACAATCCAACCAGATTGCCGATGATTGAAATCGCCAGAATGATCGGTATGATCTTGTTCATATGTGTTCTCCTCGTTGGGTGCAATTCGGCCAACAGACCGAACGGGTCACAGTGTAACATACAACGACACTACCGCGTTCAACAAGCACTTTGGCTAAGCCACGTCCGTCCGCCCGATCGGTGGTGCTTCTAACCCGGGCGATGCTGTTTTGTTCCGACAGGTCGGGGCTACAGCTATTGGCTTCTTGACAAGAGACAGATTTATTGATAATCTGGACTAAAGGAGGCTTCGTGCGGGTCCGTTTGAAGGACTGATTATCAACGGCCGACATTCAGAGTAAAGCCTGCTTCCGAGGGACCGATGCCGGTTTCAAAGCAACAGACAACTGTCACCGAATCGTCGACAGTGGTGCTTCGAAAGGGATCACTGTTTGTCGAGGCAGTCTCCGGGCTGGAGAACCTGTCACGGCACGCTGCGGCGTGGAACGAATTAGCGTGGGCGTCACCCCAGCGACTGCCTATGGCCTCGTACGCGTGGGTGGTGTCTTATTTCGATCAGCTCCTCTCTCCGGGCAGTCAGTGGATCTGTTTCTTTGTCTATGATGGCGCCATGCTGCTCGGAGTCCTGCCGCTTGAGATCGGGTATCGGCGGTCAGCGGGAATCAGCCGCCTGACGCTCAACACCCCCCTGTCGCCACATACGTGTTCAGTCGACCTGCTCCTGAAAGCAGGACGAGAATCAGAAACGCTCGAATTGTTGATTGAAGGGCTCGCTAAGGCGGTCCCATCCTGGCAGCAACTGGAACTGAAATGCATCCCTGACCTGTCACCGTCGGTGCCGACACTCTCTTCGACGAGGTTGGCCCTGGTGATCTCTACACTATCAGGATTCGGAGCCTATATTCCGGTGGACGGCAGCTATCAGAAATACCTCGACAGTCTGAGTCGGAATTTTTCCCACACCCTGAGACGGGTAAACCGTAAGCTGTCGTTCCTGTCTGATGTACGTGAACTCTTTGTCGAACGAGAAAACGTGCGTCCGGAACACCTTGACCGGTTTTTGGATGTTGAGGCAACAGGATGGAAAGCGGCCGTCGGCACCGCCATAAAGCAATCGGACCAGTTGATTAGTTTCTACCGCGCTCTCACGGCTCGCCTGGCTGAACTGGGGTGGCTTGAGTATCATTTCCTGGAAGCCGAAGGGAAGACAATCGCTGCGCATCTGGCCGTGCGCATGGGACGGTCGCTGGTGCTGCTGAAGATCGGCTACGATGACGCGTATGCCGCGTATGCCCCGGGCAACAATCTCATGGCTCGTGTTGTCGAGTGGGCATTTGCGCGGTCGGATATTGACGAAATCAACTGCCTGACCGATATGGCTTGGCACCGAAACTGGCAGATGCCGAAGCGTGCCTACTATGACATCCGCCTGTATCGAAAATCCCCACAGGCTTTCATGACGGGGTATCTGCCTGAACGGGTCCGGCGCACGGTCGCTGACCTGCCCGGTGTGAGTGCACTTGCCCGAATACTCCGCAAGCGTAGATCTACCGGGTCGGGACCATCGCACGGCGGAGCTTGATTATCCAACCGACTCGCGTATCTTGATATTGATGCAGTTACTTCGCGTTTCCGTGATTATTCCGACATTCAACCGGGCGCATCTGATAGCCAGGGCGCTGAACTCCGCGCAGCGTCTGTTGGTCGATGGTGACGAGATCATTGTCGTTGACGATGACTCAAAGGACAACACGGAGGAGATCGTTCGTCGTTATGGTGAGCCGGTCCGCTATTTTCGTATCCCCAACAACGGCGCTGGACGGGCCCGGAATTTTGGTGTCGGTCAGAGCCGAAATGAACTCGTGGCGTTTTTGGATTCCGACGACGAATGGATGCCGCACAAGCTGCAACTGCAACGCGCGGTCATGCAGGCTCGTCCGGATTTGCTGTTCTGCTTCTCCAATTTCGCCGTCACCGACACAAGCGGCCGCCCGTTGCGTCGCTTTCTGATTCACTGGAATAATGACCACCGTGGGTGGGACGAAATTCTCGGCCCCGGTTTCTTGTACTCTTCGATAGGACCGCTGCCGGAGGGGATCGCAGATTTCCAGGTGTACGTCGGCGATCTCAGCCTGCCGGAGCTTCTGTCTGCATATGTTCTTACCAGTTCGATGGTGGCCCGCAAAGCGGAGGCAGGGGACGCGCTTCATTTTGCCGAAGATGTGGCGACGTACGAGGACTTGGAGTGCTTTGGGCGGCTTTCGCTTCGGGGGAAAGCCGCCTACCTTGACACCGAAACCACCTGGCAGCATGGCCATTCGGGGGAACGGCTGACGGATAACGCGGGTCTCAAGCGATCTCACGCCCACGTAACGATCCTCGAACGTGTCTGGGGATCAGACCGGGCCTTTATGGAAAAGCACGGCGAGGCCTATCGCCGGAAGCTCGCTCAAGTGCGGCTGGAAAGAATCGCCGACTTGATCGCTGTCGGTCAGACCGGCGTCGCTCGCAACGAACTTCACCGTATCGAGCACGCGCCGCTCAGTTATCGGCTCATGGCCGGAGTTCCCGGTCCGCTGGCCCGCAACCTCTTTCGTCTCAAACGGGCTCTGGCCGGCCGCCGAGCCTGATTTTTTTCGCGAACTTTTCATTCCCGCATGCTGTTTGCATCGGTATAATGGTCAACAACGACCGGTTAAGTCCATATATCTGTGGCCTCCCCGGTCCTCGTGTCGATAACCGGAAACGCCTATGCAGAGACCGTCACTGTCGTGAATCGTTTTTCCTCTATGTCCGGTTCACCGCCCGCCACAAATTCCGGCTCCCATCCAGGATCAGTCGGTTTGCCATATACGGAGCCGGTCCTGGTTGCCGATTCATGCGAGCAAGCGCAGCCGCTCGTGAACGCTTGGCAGGAACTGGCTGCAAACGCGGTCGAGCCGAATATCTTCTATGAGCCGTGGTCGCTCCTTCCGGCATGGCAGGAATTTCCGAATCACCGCGTGCGGGTGGCTTTTGTGTTCGGTCATGACCGCCGGCTGATCGCAGTCTTTCCGTTGATATCCGGCCGCGGCTATCGACAGATCCCGGTCACGACGCTCAGCCTCTGGCGGCATCTGCATTGTCCGCTCTGCACGCCGCTGGTGTTGGCCGGGCGGGAATACGAAGCGTTGACCGCGTTCTTTGGATGGATGCGCAGCAACCCATTTGGAGCATCGTTGTTTCTGTTCGATCACATCACCGCCGACGGTCCGTTCAGCGGGCAACTCGACCGGGCGCTTGTGACTGCTCGGCGACGTAGCTACGAACATGAGCGCTGGGAGCGGG
Proteins encoded in this window:
- a CDS encoding glycosyltransferase family 2 protein yields the protein MQLLRVSVIIPTFNRAHLIARALNSAQRLLVDGDEIIVVDDDSKDNTEEIVRRYGEPVRYFRIPNNGAGRARNFGVGQSRNELVAFLDSDDEWMPHKLQLQRAVMQARPDLLFCFSNFAVTDTSGRPLRRFLIHWNNDHRGWDEILGPGFLYSSIGPLPEGIADFQVYVGDLSLPELLSAYVLTSSMVARKAEAGDALHFAEDVATYEDLECFGRLSLRGKAAYLDTETTWQHGHSGERLTDNAGLKRSHAHVTILERVWGSDRAFMEKHGEAYRRKLAQVRLERIADLIAVGQTGVARNELHRIEHAPLSYRLMAGVPGPLARNLFRLKRALAGRRA
- a CDS encoding GNAT family N-acetyltransferase, producing MPVSKQQTTVTESSTVVLRKGSLFVEAVSGLENLSRHAAAWNELAWASPQRLPMASYAWVVSYFDQLLSPGSQWICFFVYDGAMLLGVLPLEIGYRRSAGISRLTLNTPLSPHTCSVDLLLKAGRESETLELLIEGLAKAVPSWQQLELKCIPDLSPSVPTLSSTRLALVISTLSGFGAYIPVDGSYQKYLDSLSRNFSHTLRRVNRKLSFLSDVRELFVERENVRPEHLDRFLDVEATGWKAAVGTAIKQSDQLISFYRALTARLAELGWLEYHFLEAEGKTIAAHLAVRMGRSLVLLKIGYDDAYAAYAPGNNLMARVVEWAFARSDIDEINCLTDMAWHRNWQMPKRAYYDIRLYRKSPQAFMTGYLPERVRRTVADLPGVSALARILRKRRSTGSGPSHGGA